ATATTGTTGATGCATACCACATCTTTTGTAAAATTCCAGGACAGAAATGGACATGACCGTTCTTAAAATAAGACTTAAGACATCATATCTCCTTTTGATAATGCTTAAAGCATCATATCTCCTTCTTCCATGCATTCACTTTTTAGGTGTTACTAACACTCAGGTGTAAATCCACCTAATACACTAAGGCAGATTTTGTGTCCATATATATATGTCACAAAACTGCCCTTCCACATACCTGCTGGAGTTTGTCTTCTTTCAGGTTACTAATCTTTAGTGTCTATTTGATTTTCTGTTAGCTTAGGTATCTGCTGCACCACAGGCAAAAAGAAACAGCAAGAACAAAGAGTTTAAGCAAACTATGGAATTAGAACAGAGAACAGTAACCTAGCAACTAAATTGTGCCACTCAGGTGAACTAACTGAAATGAGCTGGACAAGAATGTGGCCAAGAAAAAGCACAAATGACGAtctaaagaaaaagagaaaaaagaaaaagaaagaattgtAAACAGCAGCTTCCAGTTATATCCTTCTGATAAAATCAGTGAACGGGGAGCTGCAGCCAGTGGCCGATAAAACACTTTTACCAGAGTATCTGAAgaactagagagagagagagagagagagagagagagagagagacagatatagaataaaatatttcaatcttGTCAGGATCAAATCATGTTTAATAAACTGTTTCATCTGTTTCACATATTATAGCATACTTCGCAACATGTCTGAGGTGGATATTAATGTCTCGCATATCAGAGGTTACTTATTCACATTCGTGAAGTTAAATTAGCATTCAGTAAGGAAGGATGAGCATGATTACTTGTTCAAATAACTGCGCACAATGTAATTGCGCAGAACTTCCAGAGCATGCTATTCATCATCAGTAGTTCCAAAATATTTGATTACGCCGGACGTATTTCTTGAGATAGATTGTGATAAGCTCCTCATATGTCCAATTCTTTTTCTTACTGAACTCCAAACGTGCCTCTGAGCTTAAGTGGAAATCCCCTTTCCCCATGGCCTCAAACACAAGGGGTTCTGTTGCTATTGTAACACAATCATATGTATTCAATTTCTGTAAAGCAAAATCCAAATTTCGTCCCAGACTTCTATCCAAGTACGCATCAACAACAGAACCGTAAGTCACAAGATCGGGAACTACCTTCTCATGCTTCATATGTTCAAGTGTTACATGCAGATCCCAAAACAATGACATTTTTGAAAACGCCAAAGCTCTAATATTGAAAGTAGTAAGATCAGGAAAAAATCCACTTTCTACCATTCTCACAAATTCTCTCTGCAAACTTTTCATTTTGAAGTTGGCAGCATAAGAAAGAAGTAACAGGTTCCACAGGAGATTTCCCACATTTCTCCGACAAAGGCCCACATCTCTTACAAACTGACCTAAACTATAAAACTTCTCTCTCTTCAGATAAGCCAAGGAGATTGACCTGATCGCCTCTTCCTCTATAAGAATTCTTGACATCTTAAGACGGCCATATGCAACTTCCATGTCACTCAGCGTACCAAAATTGCTGTAGTATATTACATAAGCATTTCCGGTAGCAGAATCAACAGGGAACCCCATGGAAACCATCTGTTCCAACATAATTTCCATCAACTCAAGCTGTCCTCTCTTTCCAAAACGAGAGATAACCCGAGCATAAATATCAGGAAGTAGGTCGGAATCTTTCAACTGAATTTGATGCAATATTCTAACAGCGACGTCGATATATCCATTGCAGCCACAGATATTAATCAGTTCTACAATTACACGAACATCTGGCAGAAATGAACTGATTAAAATTTCATCCCAAGCAGCTAATGCTTTGGCAAATAAACCATTACCGGCATAGCATAGCATCAGTGCTGACAAGGTAGAGTTATCAGGTATAAAACCTTCAGATTTCATATCAAGGAAAAGCCTTTCAGCAGCAAAAGGCAATTTTTTCCTAGTGAAGCCCTGTATCTGTGAAGCACAATCTGCATAAGTACCATGTCGATTAATATTTCCTCCCTGTTTCTTGCGCCACGGTCTCTGCAATCAGCACAGTATACAACTTCCTTGTAAGGGAAACATTATGAAACTATTGATCATATCTAAGGGGTTATTAGAGTCAGGGGCGGATGCAACATAGACTCGGTATTTCTTGCACGAACATAGAATTTGTGAAAAAAAAACATTACAATTTAACAAATAAGTCATAGACGTGTGGCTATAAATATCTCTTACTTatgaagtttaaagttaaattgtttcgaaatatagaaaatattatttttgggatTGACTAAAAAGTAAAGTGTGCTACATAAACTGAGATAGATGGAGTATTAAGTAATGGCAGAAGTGAACCGATCAAATTTTAATCATGAATAGGCTGATTCGAGTGGGTATACAAAACTAAAACTTCCATTTATTTACTTAAGTGAAGGGTATCATTTTCCAGAATGTTCCAGCCAAGATGGATAGTAGCGAAAATTGTACCTTTTCTGCAGAAGATTGATACCAAAAGGGACTTGGTTTTGGAGTTGCCGATGCGAAGGCTGTGGACACAACTAACCCAACTGCCATGGCTGACTACCCTCACTAGCTCAGACGCACAGTTCTCATGCCGCTAAACTAAAATCGGGGTTCCATTTCCCGGGAGTGCACGAATAGCCGCTTTTTAGGGTCGCTTTTTAAAGAATAGCCAACATTTTCGATGTATTTAAAGTTTAGCCGCATAATTTGAAGTTTTTGTTATAACAATTCAAACGAACTCAAAAGTATCAATTAAGGGGGGCGTGGTGGTAAGGCAACTGTCTTGAAATTTGAACtattaaaaaatttgaaaaataaactgCTTATTCAACCGATTAAATTTAAATATCCgatgaatatataatatatgtcctATTCATAGTATATAATAAGTATTTAGCAATATATAATCAGTATGTAATTTATATATACCGTCTAGAAAATGCGAATAATAAATTTGAACGATTATTTGTACAAAGAtccttaaaaataaaaattctcaTTAGAGAACTATTAAATATATGAATCTCACACCACTTCTCCATATAGtcaattttcttcttttttgcagATAGCAAATTTGAAATGCCATCCAATTTACTTAAATATAAGTATTAATTTTCTATGTCTTAGTTAGGGGTATTTTTCTTTAAACTTTATTTTTGCACTAAAAcgtaattatttttcaattacatCTCAAAAGgtgattaaatattaaaaatttgcTCAGTAAATGTCATTCCACATCATTCTTACATTTAATTGGTCCATCTTTCATAGTACCAGAAAGAAAGAGGAAATGATCTCATACTATCACTTACAATTTGATTAGAATAAAATAACCTTATAAAGATCTCATATATTTTATATACGAATCTCTTATGTTATCTTTTAATAATTTCTCATAAAAATACGTTATAACTAAAATAACATTTATGCTGGACCACAAAATCAACTCATATCTCCCGCGCAAGGAGAGTTTGCACGAATCTATACTCCCAACACCAAAATGTTAAGAGAATagataaaaggaaaaaagaaaatataattacCCAATATTACTTTTTCTGAATAATTGAGTATACAAAAAGTTatatttgtttacccgaaaaacggatagagttgaattatATGTAGTTCTAGGAATAcatggtataacttggcacaaatcggaaaactgagtagaaatatatcgattattgactgtaaaaagaatgaaatacaaactaaattgagtgaaaaacgatttatgaacaagcaagacgaATCAATGTACaaagcccaaaaaaggataatctctatatGAATAGTAATAATCTTTTTAATGTGGGAGTCTGTAGATGCCTTGATGCCCTTTACAGAAATGATAGTCGTTCTTCTTATAATGGAGAAAACCCTACTTTAGAattaaaaaaatacatagtggggatctcatgatagattagttaattggCTTTTTCTTAATTCCCATCAAAATTCTGTTCCTtagtgcggctataacggctcttgtcttcttagctcgatcttgatcggacttggtattggtcgatctccagatttagagctcgatattgactcggggtcCGGTATTGATTCGATCTCGGTATTagtcggtctctggctcttgaactcgataacaccacttcacatcatagttcgatttggaccagAGCTCGATagtgacttcgagctcggtatcctggcttcagatctcatctcgatattatgaagactaccttcggtccattatgttccaatcttgactaatcatatgAAGGTCGAAAccagttttgaccgtatacagatagtcccctcgtttctcgggaaggatgtggcgagaaacgacatgattttttAATGGTACGACTAGATATACACTGAcctttgcatcgagcccgaccatgatgtacgtgatagatgtcccgtcggttcagctaccaaggcattaaatgtgtgtcagacgatggtcggccactgctgatattgaaccgtcattgtcaACTCTATAAATAGCTCTTCTCTTTACCACTTTTTACTTTTAGATCTCCAATCTCCAAATCTTTTAAGTTCCTTTTCGCACcttctgagttcttcatctgcGAATCTGTGATTTTCACTACAAAATCTCTCTttagaacaccaaatcttgtCATCTCCCTCTATTTTCAATCTTTAAATCCAAATGGGGAAAATGTCAAAAattgttcctcaaaaagaaaacgcTTCTTCTTCACAGCCCGCCGGTGACAAAataccggtggagccacgacctgaggaaTGTGTTCCCGGGGAGTGTGTTCTCACTTCTGATTTTAAGACCAATAAAGCCTCATCGGTTCCCGGTCGATGTGAGCTAGTATCaaggtatatgtgctcgataactgagggatatCTTAAACAagtaaggaaagattgcaactggagaacaaagaagtgataatcccAGCTCCCGAAAAAGATATTACTActtatgtgaaagggttttttagtgtttatacttaccctttcacgttgggccccctcgaccctg
This sequence is a window from Nicotiana tomentosiformis chromosome 5, ASM39032v3, whole genome shotgun sequence. Protein-coding genes within it:
- the LOC104110616 gene encoding pentatricopeptide repeat-containing protein At3g42630, encoding MAVGLVVSTAFASATPKPSPFWYQSSAEKRPWRKKQGGNINRHGTYADCASQIQGFTRKKLPFAAERLFLDMKSEGFIPDNSTLSALMLCYAGNGLFAKALAAWDEILISSFLPDVRVIVELINICGCNGYIDVAVRILHQIQLKDSDLLPDIYARVISRFGKRGQLELMEIMLEQMVSMGFPVDSATGNAYVIYYSNFGTLSDMEVAYGRLKMSRILIEEEAIRSISLAYLKREKFYSLGQFVRDVGLCRRNVGNLLWNLLLLSYAANFKMKSLQREFVRMVESGFFPDLTTFNIRALAFSKMSLFWDLHVTLEHMKHEKVVPDLVTYGSVVDAYLDRSLGRNLDFALQKLNTYDCVTIATEPLVFEAMGKGDFHLSSEARLEFSKKKNWTYEELITIYLKKYVRRNQIFWNY